CGTTCGCTCGCCGCTACTGACGGAATCACTATTGTTTTCTCTTCCTCAGGGTACTTAGATGTTTCAGTTCCCCTGGTCTGCCTCTGCGTATCCTATGTATTCAGATACGAGTAACTGCGAATTACCACAGCTGGGTTTCCCCATTCGGACACCCCCGGATCAAAGCTTGCTTACAGCTCCCCGAGGCAGTTTCGTTGTTCGCCACGTCCTTCGTCGGCTCCTGGCGCCTAGGCATCCTCCGTGTGCTCTTAATAGCTTAACCAACGTTCCGGTGTTTTGCTTGTTTGCACAATCAAAAACCTTCACTTAGCATCACTAAAATATTGAAACTTGTTTACACAAGTTCAGCTTAAAGGAATGTTCTAAAACGCAAATTCGTTTCGGTATCCAGTTTTCAAGGATCAAGTTGCTGTAAGTTCGGGTCGATCACAACAGTGACGATCGAAGTTACAGCCGGTTGAGAGTTTGAGCTCTCAAAACTGACCAACGAGTGAGTAGCTAGCCGACCGGCTAGATTTAAGATTTGAATGTCTTCATTGCAGAAGACAATTCTCCATAGAAAGGAGGTGATCCAGCCGCACCTTCCGATACGGCTACCTTGTTACGACTTCACCCCAATCATCTACCCCACCTTCGGCGGCTGGCTCCCTTGCGGGTTACCCCACCGACTTCGGGTGTTGTAAACTCTCGTGGTGTGACGGGCGGTGTGTACAAGACCCGGGAACGTATTCACCGCGGCATGCTGATCCGCGATTACTAGCAATTCCGACTTCATGCAGGCGAGTTGCAGCCTGCAATCCGAACTGAGACCGGCTTTGCTGGGATTGGCTCCACCTCGCGGCTTCGCTTCCCGTTGTACCGGCCATTGTAGTACGTGTGTAGCCCAGGTCATAAGGGGCATGATGATTTGACGTCATCCCCACCTTCCTCCGGTTTGTCACCGGCAGTCACTCTAGAGTGCCCAGCTTCACCTGCTGGCAACTAAAGTCAAGGGTTGCGCTCGTTGCGGGACTTAACCCAACATCTCACGACACGAGCTGACGACAACCATGCACCACCTGTCTCAACTTTCCCCGAAGGGCACCTGATGCATCTCTGCTTCGTTAGTTGGATGTCAAGACCTGGTAAGGTTCTTCGCGTTGCTTCGAATTAAACCACATACTCCACTGCTTGTGCGGGTCCCCGTCAATTCCTTTGAGTTTCAGTCTTGCGACCGTACTCCCCAGGCGGAGTGCTTACTGTGTTAACTTCGGCACCAAGGGTATCGAAACCCCTAACACCTAGCACTCATCGTTTACGGCGTGGACTACCAGGGTATCTAATCCTGTTTGCTCCCCACGCTTTCGCGCCTCAGCGTCAGTTACAGCCCAGAAAGTCGCCTTCGCCACTGGTGTTCCTCCACATATCTACGCATTTCACCGCTACACGTGGAATTCCACTTTCCTCTTCTGTACTCAAGTCACCCAGTTTCCAGTGCGACCTCAGGTTGAGCCCAAGGTTTAAACACCAGACTTAAATAACCGCCTGCGCGCGCTTTACGCCCAATAATTCCGGACAACGCTTGCCCCCTACGTATTACCGCGGCTGCTGGCACGTAGTTAGCCGGGGCTTTCTTCTCAGGTACCGTCACTCCGGCAGCAGTTACTCTACCGGACGTTCTTCCCTGGCAACAGAGCTTTACGATCCGAAAACCTTCATCACTCACGCGGCATTGCTCCGTCAGGCTTGCGCCCATTGCGGAAGATTCCCTACTGCTGCCTCCCGTAGGAGTCTGGGCCGTGTCTCAGTCCCAGTGTGGCCGTTCACCCTCTCAGGTCGGCTACGCATCGTCGCCTTGGTGGGCCGTTACCCCACCAACTAGCTAATGCGCCGCAGGCCCATCCCCAAGCAGCAGATTGCTCCGCCTTTCATTCTCTCCTCAGGAGAAAAAAGAAATTATCCGGTATTAGCTACCGTTTCCGGTAGTTATCCCAGGCTTGAGGGCAGGTTGCCTACGTGTTACTCACCCGTCCGCCGCTAAATCTGAAAGGAAGCAAGCTTCCTCTCAAACTCCGCTCGACTTGCATGTATTAGGCATGCCGCCAGCGTTCGTCCTGAGCCAGGATCAAACTCTCCAATTAGGACGCTTACGAAGTAAGCGTCACCTGCAATCTCTTCGGTCCAGCTCAGCTGAGCGGACGAAGAGATTGCAGTATAGAAAGAGCGATTGCTCATTTTGAAACATCTGACGAGAATTGTTACATTCTCTAATTTGGATCTCACCGAAGTGATTTCCAGGTACTCACTCGTTGTTCAGTTTTCAAAGATCAAGCTCGTCGTCAGCGCCGCTCACCGCGTCACCAGCAACTCTTATAATATAACACATCCAACCGATCAATGCAAGCTCTTTTTTCAACTTCTTTTTCGAGCCAGGCGTTGATGTTTCGCGGCCAGAAATAGAATATATCACGGATAGAGATTCATTACAAGCATTATTTTATAACCAACATCTTAGAATGATATTAGCCGCGAATGGACAGAATAACCGAATATCTAAACGTAAGCTCTGGAAGCCTCAAGCCTACGTTATCTAACCTTCTAGGGGGATTGTTATGGACACTCATGAATTCGTGGAGAAGTTCCAGGAGAATCAGCGTAAAGCGCTAAAGAACAGAAACCGCGGTAAAGGAACTCCAGGCGCAAGACTGGCCAATAAGCAGCATAGCTCTAACAAATAACGGCGACAAAACAAAGCAGGGATGTCTGCACGGCCAGTTACGGCTCTGCGGACATCCCTTTTGCATTCTATTCTATAGAAGCAGTTGTAATTATTTGCTCAGTTTCGTTACACCTACAGCCACTTTCTCGATTTGTGCTTTGCTGAGTGATTTGTCAGCGGAGCTGATGGTTACAAAACGGTCTGCCAGCTTGAAGGTCAGCATCGGCATATCCGAAGGGGTGTACCATTTCGCTTCTGTTCCATTGGAGAGCTTCACTGTACTGCTGTCATAACCATCGGAATAGTCACGCGGCGAGACAGTTACACGCATTTTATTGAACAGGAAGCTTACGCCGTCATCACCGCCCGCAACCTTCTGGAAGGCATCTCCGCTGACCATCTGTGTAGGGGCATAGGCTGTCTCAAAGCCCTCGAAGTTGGCAAACGCCTTAGTAATCTGCTCCTTCTGCGCCGCACTGTATTGTACCGCCGTCAGCTTCACAGCTGAACCATTATCCGGCGTTGTGGCCCCTGTTCCAGTTCCAAGGATAACCTCATTCGTGGATGGATTAAATGTAACCGGCACCTTAAGTGCATCTGCCATCGCCCGGACCGGAAGATACGTTGTATCCTTATAGGTGATTGGCGCCATTGTTTTGCCGTTGTTATCGACCGGGGTATAGGCCGCTCCGTTAACTTTGAACCCGATGCCGTGGTTAAGATAGGCGCTGATCTTCTGCATGTTCGTTCCTGCGTAGACCCCTGCTGAACCTGTAACGGCCATTCCGAATACCATCGTTGCTATGATCATTTTTTTGCTTTTCATTGAATATCGTCTCCCTTAGCCTGTGATGTTAGTGTGTTCCTTGCTATGAATTCATTAAACCATTAACTTGTTTCTAACTTGTATCCGGATTGTAAAGAAGTAACTCAAACGCTCACCCCATAGACCTCTGTGTATAAAATATCTCTGAATCGGCGGAACTCCTTCATCGTCACCGGCTCCGGGTAGGTCATAATGCGCAGCGGAAGATCGGCTTGCCCCGCACGCAGCGGCGGCTGCAGGTAGTCATAGGGATTCAGGTAAAAGCCCAACCGCTCGTAAAATCCGATTCTTCTCTGCTCCAGTTCCCCGTCCGGCGGCTCTACCTCAAGCAGCACCGGCTTGTCCGAACGCATAAGGTAGCTGCTCATCAGCTTGCGGCCGATCCCTCCGCTCCGGCGCTTGGGATTCACGGCAATATGCTCGATGAACCGCAGTTCGGGTAATTCCCATGCCGCCAGAAAAGCCAGTATCTGCCCCTCCGTATCCTTGCTGGTACACAGATGATAATTCGGCTGATCCAGCAGAGCCTGCTGCCCGCTGCGGGTTCTAAGCTCACTTACCGGAAAAGAGGCTTCCATGATAGCGAATATTTCATTGAATTCTGCTTCACTAATACTTCCTTCATTAATAAATGTCTCATCAATAAATGTCTCATCGATCACTGTATTCTCGTCCATTGCAATGGCCTGCTTTCTGCCGCTCCGCTGTGTGAAGGGCTCTAATGTATGGTTCCCTTATCCGGTTAAAAATACCTTAAGGGATTCTGTACTCACCAAGATGCTTCAAAATAAAGACTGTCACAGAACATTCTCCGCTTCCCTATGCGCCGATTAGCATCTGGTACTAGGAGAACGTGCTATACTGTAGTCAACAGATACATCATCACACTTATATAGGAGAGGTTCATTTGGATAATCAACGTTGGATCGCACCTGAATTCTACAATCTGACTTCGGAAATGGAGCAGCATCCTGAAGATAAGATTGCAATTAAATGGTTACATGAAAATGGGAGCCTGGAGCAAATCACCTATGGTGCGCTCATGTCTCAGGCTAACCGTCTCGCAGGCGGCCTGGCCGGTCTCGGACTTACCCAAGGCGACCGGGTCCTGGTCATGGTCCCCCGCCGCATCATCGCCTATGCGATATATCTGGCCTGCCTGAAGCTGGGACTGGCTGTTATTCCTTCGTCTGAAATGCTGCGGGCGAAGGATCTCTCGTACCGGCTGCGCCATTCCGAAGCGCGGGCCGTTATTGTCTGGTCTGAGGTTACCGGAGAAGTGAACAAAATCTCCGATGATCTGCCCGCACTGGACTACCGCTTGTCCGTCTCCAGCGGTGAGGCTGAGCCTGAAGAAGGCTGGATCGACCTGGAGGGTCTAATGGAAGGACAAGCTGATTCTTATACTACGGTTGCCAGCCGCCGCGATGATATCGCCATTCTGGCCTATACCTCCGGAACCACCGGCAACCCCAAAGCAGTAGTTCACACGCATGGCTGGGGATATGCCCATCTGCGGATCACTTCCTCCCTCTGGTTCGATATTCGTGAATCAGATACGGTCTGGGCTACAGCCGCACCGGGCTGGCAGAAGTGGATCTGGAGTCCGTTCCTGACGGTACTCGGCAACGGGGCCACTGGCTTCGTCTATAACGGAGCCTTCCATCCGGAGCGCTACCTGCAGTTGCTGCAAGATGAGAAAATCCAGGTATTATGCTGCACACCGACAGAATACCGCCTGATGGCGAAGACTGAAGGTCTGGCAGAATACGATCTGTCCAATCTGCGCTGCGCTGTGTCTGCCGGTGAACCGCTGAATCAGGAAGTGATTCATACCTTCCAGCAACACTTCAATATTACAATTCGTGACGGCTATGGACAAACAGAGAGCACACTCATCATCGCAGCGCTGAAGGATGAACCGATCCGGGTCGGCTCCATGGGCAAATCGATTGCTCCGGGCATTGTCGAGGTGATCGACGAGGACGGACATCCGCTGCCGGCCGGAGTGGTTGGCGATATCGCCGTACATCTGAGCATGCCTGCATTGTTCCAGAACTACTACAAAGATCCTGAGCGCAAAGCGAACTGCTCGCATGGGGAGTATTTTGTAACCGGCGACCGGGCGCGCAAGGATGAGGACGGCTATTTCTGGTTCGAAGGGCGCGGAGATGACATCATCATCAGCTCGGGCTACACGATCGGACCCTTCGAGGTCGAAGAGGCGCTGATGAAGCATACCCTCGTTAAGGAATGCGCCGTAGTCGCAAGCCCGGATGAGATCCGCGGGTCAGTCGTCAAGGCTTTTATCGTACTCAAGGACGGCCATGCCGGAACACCTGAGCTGACCAAAGAGCTGCAAGCACATGTGAAGGAGCAGACCGCTCCCTACAAGTATCCGCGTAAAATCGAATACATTACGGATCTGCCGAAGACTACCTCCGGAAAGATCCGCAGAATCGAGCTGCGTGAGCAGGAAAAGCGCGCTAATCTGTAGCAAAAGCTGCTTTGTACAGGGAGTACTGCAAATCTGGCAGCTCCCCGCCAGCCGAAATTATAAAATCCCCGTTCCTACAGTGATGCAGGACGGGGATTTTTGTTTTTGGACGCCTAAGCGTGCAGTGCATACCTTACTCGGACCAATACTCCGCATCTGGATTGAGCGCTGCGCCTACTTCGCCTTCTTTTACCAGATCGCAGTCCAGGTAGCCTTCCTCATCCAGGAAATAGACCTCCTGCTTATAGAATTCACACAGCGTCTCCAGGAACTTCGCCGGTGAATCGTACATCACCACCAGATCTCCGTAGTCGTGCAGCAGATCGCAGATCCGTTCCACGCCTTCTTCAGAGCGGTAGTAGCAGATATAATCACTTCCATAGTTCGTCAGCAGCGGCAACACGATTCCACCGCCGGTATATCCCTTTTCCTGCAGAATCCCTGACAGTATCTTCACTTCATGGCCGTATTCCCCGATATGAATCAGCCGGTAGCCCGGAATGAACTCCAGCAGACTGGGATCTTCCTCGGCGCCGCCCGTTCCAAGAACCGTATCATAGACCGCACGCAGAAGCGCAGGTACTTCGGGTGTAAACTCTAATATCGCATCACTGCCCCCCGCCTGAGCTTTCCCCAGACTGGCGGTGTACCCGGGACGCAACTGCGTGGACAGCTTAAGGAATTCCTGAAATGTACCGGTAAGCATGTAATCATCCTTTCTCACAAAAATATAGCGGAGCAATAAGGAACGCCCCTATCTCTCCGCTTGGTGCTGCCATGCTAAATTGCTATGTTATTTGAGATTGGTTACTTGGCAGCCGAGGCCCACATCTTCTCCAGCCACTGATCGAAATCCGCGCCCTTCTCGCCTTCATAGGCATCGTAGACATCAACCCGCATTTTCTTCAGCTTCTCTTTGAACTCTTCGTAAGTATGGTCCTTGGGCAGACTCTTCTTAATCCGCAGAATGATCTTGGACACCCCTTTGAACAGTTCGGCTTTGTTCTTCGATGGAACCTTGACCTCTTCGCCAAAAGCAACCAGCTTGTTGTATGCGGCTTCTTGCACGGTATATACAGGATCGCTGATCATCAGCCGATTAAGGATATCGATAATTTGTTTGTGGTTGTAGCGGCCCAGCTCTTCTACCGCTTCAAGACGCGCTCTCCAGTCTGCGGAACGGCCGGCGGCCTTCTTCAGTTCGTCATAGTTCTCTGGCAGCTCTTGGATTACTTCTTCATTATTCAAGCGTTACAATCCCCTTCTTGGTTAAATCTAATATATAGAACGTTACCTAGTGCAATTCTACCGTACTGCGCTGCTTGATTTCAATCTTTTGTCCAAACATTCATGGAAAAAGACTTGGAGGACGGGTTTTGACTAACGCTAGCCGTATGCGTATAGTATGTACCAAATCATCCGCCAGCAGATAAAGGAGACCCACTATAGATGAAAGCCATTGCTATACATATGCCCGGCCCGCACGGGCATCTAACAGAAATTGACCTCCCCCTGCCTGTTCCGGGTGAGCATGAGGCGCTGATTGAGATGTATGCGACCTCGGTTCATCCTGCAGATTGCAGGATACTGGAAGAAGCACGGTTTGCCAGCGGGGAACGCCCTGCAGCCTGTCCGTTCATTCCAGGCGTTGTTGTAGCCGGAATCGTTGCGGACACTGGCGCAGGGGCGAGCCGCTTCAAGGCTGGCGACGAGGTATTCGGCCTGAAGCCCGCTGCCAAGAGCGGAGGTTACGCGGAATATACATTAGCCAAGGAGCATGAGCTTGCGCTTAAGCCCCCGGGGTTATCCTTCGCAACAGCCGGGGTGTTACCCGCTGCCGGACTTGCGGCCTGGCAGGCGTTGGCTGCCGCCAAGGTCGCAAGCCGGGACCGCGTGCTGGTGCAAGACGGTACAGGCGGAACCGGCAGCTTCGCGGTACAGCTGGCAAAGCTCCGGGGCGCCACGGTGATTACTACCGTTAGCAGTGAGGATGAGCTGGATGTTGCCTGGGGCCTAGGGGCCGATCAGGCGATTAACAGCAGCGGGCAGGATTTTGCCGCGATTCTGGGACAGAGCATCGATGTGGTGATCGATACCGCAGGAGGCAGTGTGCTAAGCAGAAGCTTCGCGGTACTGGCTCCGGGCGGAAGGCTGATCTCCACTGCTGAACAGCCTGATCCGGCCTTGGCAGCACAGCAAGGAGTTACAGCAGCTTATCTGACTCCGGCTGCCGATCCCTATCAGCTGAGCGAGCTGGCCCGGCTGACGGCCGGGTGGAAGCTGCAGCCGCTGATCGGCGGTGCTTTTCCACTTAGTGAAGAAGGGCTGCTCACTGCAGAGGCGCTTAGCGCAAGCGGGAAGGCGCGGGGTGTTATTGCTATTGTAATCAAATAATAGAGGGATAAAAGAGGAATATCCGGAGCATTAGCTGTAGCCGTGCGAGCGCATCTGACTATACTGTGCGCAACCTCATTTCCATCGGCCACAGCATATGATATTTTCCTCATAGAAGCTGCACAACGGATAATCTCAAATCAGGTAAGGGGCTGATTGACATTACAATGATCATTGTATTCACAGTACTGTTGCTTGCTGCAATCATAGTAAGTGTCAGGATCTTGCGAATCCGCCGCCAGTTGCAGGACCAGACGATTATTGTCTCGGACCGTCTTGCCAACTTCTATGGCCGCTCTACACTGGGTCAGGGACAAATCCGTGGTAATGGCTGGCTTGTTCTGTTGAAGGACGATCTGATATGGGAAATGTATCTGCCCGCCAGAAGCCTGGTCCTCCCGCTGAAATCTATCCTGAGTGTTGATACAGCCGCTGCACATCTCGGCAAAACCGGGAAGGCCGGTCAGCCACTGTTAAGAATTACATACACAGACGGAGAACAGGAGGAATGCGCCGCTTGGAAAGTAGATCAAACTCAGCAGTGGGTTAGTTCGATCAACGAGAGACGCAAGCAGGTTCATTGAAGCTCAAGCGGAAAAGATCCTCCCTCAATTCACTTGAAAGTTATGTACCAGCACAACCAGCAGTACAGCCACCATGATACCGGGCAGCAGGTTAGCTACCTTGATCTTGGTGATCCCGAGCAGGTTCAGCCCAATTCCGATAATCATCACCCCGCCTGTAGCGGTCATCTCTGCAATACAGTCGCTCAGCAGCGCATCAGGCACAAACCGGGTAATCTGCGCAGCCAGTAAAGCGATGGCTCCTTGATACAGAACAACAGGAATGGCCGAGAACATCACACCGATGCCCAGCGTTGAAGTCAGAATCATGGCAATGAAGCCGTCCATAATGGATTTGGCGTAGAGAATTTCATGATTGCCTTTGATGCCGCTGTCCAGCGCGCCCAGAATAGCCATGGCCCCTACGACAAACACCAGGCTTGCTGTGACAAAGCCCAGCGAGATACTTCCCCGGTTGCCCGCACCTACTCTGCGTTCCAGCCAATCGCCCGCACGGGTGAATTTGTCTTCAATGTTGATCCACTCTCCGGCCACAGCACCGATCACTAAACTTAGAATGACGATGAGGAAATTTCCGCTTTTCAGGCCCATCTGCACCCCCAGCAGCATAAGCGCCAGTCCAATCGCTTGCATCACAGTGTTCTTCATACTCTCCGGTATCCGCTCCAGCAGCTTACCCAGCAGAGTTCCGGCAATAATGGCTATTCCATTCACGATTGCTCCGAGCAGTACCATTCCTCAGCAACTCTCCCGTCAATTCTTTTCTCTCTTAATCTGCATTATAAGGGCAGCTGTCACTATGGAGTCAAGACTATTCTATGCCGGCAGGAATGACAAGCTCCGAGACGCACCCGGCGAAAAATTGACAAATTTCGGTTATCGATGGTACGCTCACTAATATCATTTTTAATAGAACAACTCAGGTAAGGAGCGTCTCGATGACTGACCGGATGATTCTTAATCAGGCAAGCTTAACCAAAGAAGTCACCCTTATTCTTGCTCTACTGAATTCCGGAAATCCAGATGAGACGGCGCGGAAGCATCCGCAGTTGTTCACAGAGGTGAACTGGGACTTATTCGTGGAACTGAACCGGCAGCACAGGGTGTATCCCTACCTTTATTCCAGGCTGAGCAAGATGGAGGAGAAGGTGGTCCCTTCTGACGTTCTGGAGCAGTTGAAATGGCAATACCGCAGGAATACGGTGCAGATGCTTCAGCTTAGCGGTGAAATGAGCAATATCGCAGGTCAGCTGGCCGAGCTGAATATCCGCTGTCTGTTCCTCAAAGGGCCGGTGCTTGGGCAGGAGCTGTACGGAGACCTGTCGCAGCGCACCTCCCGGGATCTCGACTTCCTGGTGCCGATTGAACAGCTGGAGGATGCCGAAACCTTGCTGATCCGGCTGGGCTATGAGAAGGAAGACAAGTTCGAGAGCCTGCTTGGCGACTGGAAATGGCGGGAGCATCATTCGACGTTCGTGCATCCTGTCAGCAACGTCAACCTGGAACTTCACTGGCGATTAGGACCGGGGCCTGCCAAAGAGCCCGCGTTCGACGACCTATGGCGTCATTCCCGGACCAGCAGCACCTTCGGCCAGAATGTCCGCTATCTGGGGCCGGAGGATCTGTTCATGTTCCTGGCTGTACACGGTGCCAGACATGCCTGGTCCCGGCTGAGATGGCTGCAGGACATCAAGATGCTGTTAATGGGACAGCAGCCGCCCGACTCCGCCAACCTGGTCCGCCTACTACAGCGCTATGATCACAACGCCATAGGAGGACAGACGCTGATTCTGGCCAGAGAGCTGCTGGAGACGCCGGTTGACCCGGCGCTGTCCCCGATGATGGACAACCCCAAGGCCCGCAGGCTGGCACAGGACATTCTGTTCTATCTCCCGCGCATCGTGAATTTGAATACCCCTCCGCTGGAGCCGGAGGTGGAGCAGCATTTCAACCGGTACCTTCCAAGCATTCTATCCACCCGAAGCCGGATGCTCCGCTCCGCCAGCTTCCTCTATCCCTATGCAGCGGATGCCAAGACCCTGCCGCTGCCGAAGCCGCTGCATTTCTTGTATTTCCCGCTGCGGCCTTTGCTGTGGAGCTGGCGGAAGGTGACGGGTGCGGAGAAGGAGATGTAGGCAGGGACAGCCATACCAAAAAGGCAAGTGCTGCGTTAGATTAGCAGCACTTGCCTTTTTACGGTTTCGGAGCCGGGTGGCGGTCAGCCAATGTAATCGGTTTTTCGATTACATTCGGGCCACACACCCACGCAGCACCGAATATGTTCGGTTTTTCGCCTACATTCGCGTTTTAGGTATACCCTTATCCAGCCTCTTCCTGCCCCTTCAATAGCCGGCTAAACATGCCGCCCTTCTCAGAAGCCAGACCGCTGTAGACTCCCTGCTGGATGACCCGGCCCTGGTCGATGACCAGAATCTGATCGGCTCCACGGATTGTGGACAGGCGGTGGGCAATGACGATGACGGTCACCGAAGCCTTAATCCGCTCCAGCGCCTCTTGAATCCGCTGCTCGTTCTCGGTGTCGAGCGCACTAGTCGCCTCATCAAGCACCAGAATCGACGGCTTGCGGATAATAGCGCGCGCCAGCACCAGACGCTGCCGCTCCCCGCCCGACAGGCGGACTCCCCGGTCGCCGAGCAGTGTATCCAGTCCGTCCGGCAGCCTGCGGACAAAGTCCGCCGAGGAAGCAAACTCCAGCGCCTCCCACAGCTCTGCTTCCTCTGCATCCGGCTTAATCATCATTAGATTATCTCGGATAGTAGCGTTGTACAGGAACGGGTCCTGCGCCACATACCCGATGGATCTGCGGTAGGACAGCAGCCGCTCCCCTGTGACCGGCTCACCGTCCGCCAGGATCTCCCCGTTCTCCGGCTGCATCAGTCCCATGAGCAGATCGACGAGTGTGCTTTTGCCGGCGCCTGAACGTCCGACAATCGCCGTCATCTGCCGGGCGGGAATCCGCACATTGACGTTCTGGATCGAATATTGCGGCTCGTCCGCATGATAACGGAAATCGACATTTCGGGCCTCCAGACCGCGCTCCAGTGTCATCGGCAGCACACGTGCTCCGCCTTGATCCGCTTCATGCTCGACAGCAGCCAGACATTCTTCCTGCAGCGATTGCA
The sequence above is a segment of the Paenibacillus sp. FSL R7-0204 genome. Coding sequences within it:
- a CDS encoding DUF4023 family protein, with protein sequence MDTHEFVEKFQENQRKALKNRNRGKGTPGARLANKQHSSNK
- a CDS encoding GNAT family N-acetyltransferase; the protein is MSEAEFNEIFAIMEASFPVSELRTRSGQQALLDQPNYHLCTSKDTEGQILAFLAAWELPELRFIEHIAVNPKRRSGGIGRKLMSSYLMRSDKPVLLEVEPPDGELEQRRIGFYERLGFYLNPYDYLQPPLRAGQADLPLRIMTYPEPVTMKEFRRFRDILYTEVYGVSV
- a CDS encoding acyl-CoA synthetase; its protein translation is MEQHPEDKIAIKWLHENGSLEQITYGALMSQANRLAGGLAGLGLTQGDRVLVMVPRRIIAYAIYLACLKLGLAVIPSSEMLRAKDLSYRLRHSEARAVIVWSEVTGEVNKISDDLPALDYRLSVSSGEAEPEEGWIDLEGLMEGQADSYTTVASRRDDIAILAYTSGTTGNPKAVVHTHGWGYAHLRITSSLWFDIRESDTVWATAAPGWQKWIWSPFLTVLGNGATGFVYNGAFHPERYLQLLQDEKIQVLCCTPTEYRLMAKTEGLAEYDLSNLRCAVSAGEPLNQEVIHTFQQHFNITIRDGYGQTESTLIIAALKDEPIRVGSMGKSIAPGIVEVIDEDGHPLPAGVVGDIAVHLSMPALFQNYYKDPERKANCSHGEYFVTGDRARKDEDGYFWFEGRGDDIIISSGYTIGPFEVEEALMKHTLVKECAVVASPDEIRGSVVKAFIVLKDGHAGTPELTKELQAHVKEQTAPYKYPRKIEYITDLPKTTSGKIRRIELREQEKRANL
- a CDS encoding HEAT repeat domain-containing protein, which produces MNNEEVIQELPENYDELKKAAGRSADWRARLEAVEELGRYNHKQIIDILNRLMISDPVYTVQEAAYNKLVAFGEEVKVPSKNKAELFKGVSKIILRIKKSLPKDHTYEEFKEKLKKMRVDVYDAYEGEKGADFDQWLEKMWASAAK
- a CDS encoding NADP-dependent oxidoreductase, coding for MKAIAIHMPGPHGHLTEIDLPLPVPGEHEALIEMYATSVHPADCRILEEARFASGERPAACPFIPGVVVAGIVADTGAGASRFKAGDEVFGLKPAAKSGGYAEYTLAKEHELALKPPGLSFATAGVLPAAGLAAWQALAAAKVASRDRVLVQDGTGGTGSFAVQLAKLRGATVITTVSSEDELDVAWGLGADQAINSSGQDFAAILGQSIDVVIDTAGGSVLSRSFAVLAPGGRLISTAEQPDPALAAQQGVTAAYLTPAADPYQLSELARLTAGWKLQPLIGGAFPLSEEGLLTAEALSASGKARGVIAIVIK
- a CDS encoding DUF554 domain-containing protein, which encodes MVLLGAIVNGIAIIAGTLLGKLLERIPESMKNTVMQAIGLALMLLGVQMGLKSGNFLIVILSLVIGAVAGEWINIEDKFTRAGDWLERRVGAGNRGSISLGFVTASLVFVVGAMAILGALDSGIKGNHEILYAKSIMDGFIAMILTSTLGIGVMFSAIPVVLYQGAIALLAAQITRFVPDALLSDCIAEMTATGGVMIIGIGLNLLGITKIKVANLLPGIMVAVLLVVLVHNFQVN
- a CDS encoding nucleotidyltransferase domain-containing protein: MTDRMILNQASLTKEVTLILALLNSGNPDETARKHPQLFTEVNWDLFVELNRQHRVYPYLYSRLSKMEEKVVPSDVLEQLKWQYRRNTVQMLQLSGEMSNIAGQLAELNIRCLFLKGPVLGQELYGDLSQRTSRDLDFLVPIEQLEDAETLLIRLGYEKEDKFESLLGDWKWREHHSTFVHPVSNVNLELHWRLGPGPAKEPAFDDLWRHSRTSSTFGQNVRYLGPEDLFMFLAVHGARHAWSRLRWLQDIKMLLMGQQPPDSANLVRLLQRYDHNAIGGQTLILARELLETPVDPALSPMMDNPKARRLAQDILFYLPRIVNLNTPPLEPEVEQHFNRYLPSILSTRSRMLRSASFLYPYAADAKTLPLPKPLHFLYFPLRPLLWSWRKVTGAEKEM